In the genome of Ananas comosus cultivar F153 linkage group 11, ASM154086v1, whole genome shotgun sequence, one region contains:
- the LOC109717463 gene encoding pentatricopeptide repeat-containing protein At1g15510, chloroplastic gives MLHAFPLPKPLSTKTPCTLPPPTMASIYTKSAPIPFSPKPPKPKTLNPFPNPVLPQISPKKSSTLSSPTPNAITTTSSSSDLNLHIRRLCVHGHLHQAILLLDSSSTEDPLEETTYVALLRLCEWKRAVAEGSRVYSHIDSTSVHLTLRLGNALLSMFVRFGNLLVAWSVFGKMVQRDVFSWNVMVGGYGKAGFMEEALDLYQRMIWAGIVPDVYTFPCVLRSCGGIPDLNLGREVHGHVVRFGFASETDVLNALITMYAKCGDLVNARKVFDDMPKRDCISWNAMIAGYFENEESVKGLALFLTMRNRSIEPDLMTMTSVISAYGSLSDWSLGKEIHGYAIKKDFIADVSVHNALIQMYSSLGRLSEAEKIFSRMEFKDVVSWTAMISGYEKNGSPSKALEVYEVMEAQNMKPDEVTIASVLAACACLGRLDIGIKLHELARSKGLVPYTIVGNTLVDMYSKSRCIDKAIEVFKHMPEKDVISWSSIISGFRINHRSFEALSFFRRMQANVKPNSITFIAALSACAAVGALMCGKEIHAQALRNGLGSEGYLANALLDLYAKCGRTKYAWSQFNIQEKKDVVSWNIMLTGYAGRGQGDLAVQLFDWMVDAGVKPDEVTFVALLCACSRCGLVSQGWNFFNSMSKNYSIVPNLKHYACMVDLLGRAGLLEEAHRFIKEMPIEPDAAIWGALLNGCRIHRNIELGELAAEFIFNLESEKIGYYILLCNLYADGGRWDQVARVRKMMRDKELEIDPGCSWVEVKGTVHAFLSGDESHPQIKEINAVLGGLYGRIKAAGYFLEDQSSNDLEESKSDIFCGHSERLAVSFGLINSVPGTPIWVTKNLYMCQRCHRILKLISKVVRRDITVRDTEQFHHFKDGKCSCGDEGYR, from the coding sequence atgctCCACGCTTTTCCCCTCCCAAAACCCCTCTCCACAAAAACACCATGCACTCTCCCTCCTCCAACAATGGCGTCAATTTATACAAAAAGTGCCCCAATCCCCTTCTCCCCCAAACCCCCGAAACCCAAAACTCTAAACCCTTTCCCCAACCCCGTTCTCCCACAAATCTCCCCCAAAAAGTCCTCAACACTCTCTTCTCCTACCCCTAACGCCAttaccaccacctcctcctcctccgacctcAACCTCCACATCCGCCGCCTATGCGTCCATGGCCATTTACACCAAGCTATCCTCCTTCTCGACTCCTCTTCTACGGAGGACCCGCTCGAAGAGACCACCTATGTCGCCCTCCTCAGGCTCTGCGAATGGAAGCGGGCGGTCGCCGAGGGCTCGCGCGTGTACTCCCACATCGATTCCACGAGTGTCCATCTCACGCTTCGCCTCGGGAACGCGCTGCTGAGCATGTTTGTTCGGTTTGGGAATCTCCTTGTTGCGTGGTCAGTGTTCGGTAAAATGGTTCAAAGAGACGTCTTTTCCTGGAATGTGATGGTGGGTGGGTATGGAAAGGCCGGGTTTATGGAGGAGGCGTTAGATTTGTATCAAAGGATGATATGGGCCGGCATTGTACCGGATGTGTACACGTTCCCTTGCGTTCTGAGGAGTTGCGGAGGTATTCCCGATCTTAATCTGGGCAGGGAGGTCCATGGCCATGTAGTTCGATTCGGGTTTGCGTCGGAAACTGATGTTCTAAACGCTTTGATTACCATGTATGCAAAGTGCGGTGATTTGGTGAATGCACGGAAGGTGTTTGATGATATGCCTAAAAGAGATTGTATCTCTTGGAATGCAATGATTGCTGGATATTTTGAGAACGAGGAGTCTGTTAAAGGGTTAGCATTGTTTCTCACCATGCGAAATCGTTCTATTGAACCGGACCTTATGACAATGACGAGTGTGATCTCTGCTTATGGATCATTGAGCGATTGGAGTTTAGGAAAGGAGATTCATGGGTATGCGATCAAGAAAGATTTCATTGCTGACGTTTCAGTCCATAACGCATTGATTCAGATGTATTCCAGTCTTGGGAGACTGAGCGAAGCTGAGAAAATCTTCTCTAGAATGGAATTCAAGGATGTTGTTTCATGGACCGCGATGATTTCTGGTTATGAGAAAAATGGTTCCCCGAGTAAGGCTCTGGAAGTCTATGAAGTAATGGAAGCCCAAAACATGAAACCTGATGAGGTCACAATAGCTAGTGTACTTGCGGCCTGTGCCTGCTTGGGTCGTTTAGATATCGGCATCAAGTTACACGAACTTGCAAGAAGTAAAGGGCTTGTTCCGTATACTATAGTTGGAAATACTCTTGTCGATATGTATTCAAAGTCTCGATGCATCGATAAAGCCATTGAAGTATTCAAGCACATGCCTGAGAAAGATGTGATATCTTGGAGTTCAATAATCTCTGGCTTTCGCATAAATCATAGGAGTTTTGAAGCTTTGAGCTTCTTTCGCCGCATGCAAGCCAATGTAAAACCCAACTCTATCACATTCATTGCTGCCCTTTCCGCGTGCGCTGCAGTTGGAGCATTGATGTGCGGAAAGGAGATTCACGCTCAAGCTCTGAGAAATGGTTTAGGATCCGAGGGTTATCTTGCAAATGCGCTCTTAGACTTGTATGCTAAGTGTGGAAGGACAAAATATGCTTGGTCTCAGTTCAATATACAGGAGAAGAAGGACGTGGTATCTTGGAATATCATGCTTACAGGCTATGCCGGGCGCGGACAAGGTGATCTCGCCGTTCAATTGTTCGATTGGATGGTGGATGCTGGAGTGAAGCCAGATGAAGTTACATTTGTTGCTCTCCTTTGTGCTTGTAGTAGGTGTGGATTGGTTAGTCAAGGTTGGAACTTTTTTAACAGCATGAGTAAAAACTACTCCATAGTCCCGAATTTAAAGCACTATGCTTGTATGGTGGACCTTTTGGGACGTGCAGGGCTTTTGGAGGAAGCCCACAGATTCATAAAAGAAATGCCCATTGAGCCAGATGCTGCCATATGGGGAGCACTGTTGAATGGATGCAGAATACACCGCAATATTGAGCTTGGCGAACTTGCTGCTGAGTTCATATTTAATTTGGAGTCGGAAAAAATTGGATACTATATACTCTTATGTAACCTATATGCTGATGGGGGAAGATGGGATCAAGTGGCTAGAGTTAGAAAGATGATGAGAGATAAGGAATTAGAGATTGATCCCGGATGCAGTTGGGTTGAGGTTAAAGGAACCGTTCATGCATTTCTTAGTGGTGATGAATCTCATCCACAGATCAAGGAGATCAATGCTGTCTTAGGTGGCCTTTACGGTAGGATTAAAGCAGCGGGTTATTTTCTTGAGGATCAATCGTCGAATGACCTTGAAGAATCAAAGAGCGATATATTTTGTGGCCATAGTGAGAGATTAGCTGTTTCTTTTGGACTCATAAATAGTGTGCCTGGGACGCCGATTTGGGTTACCAAGAACTTGTATATGTGTCAGAGGTGTCATAGAATTTTAAAGTTGATTTCAAAGGTTGTGCGGCGAGATATAACAGTGAGGGACACAGAGCAATTCCACCATTTTAAAGATGGGAAGTGTTCTTGTGGAGATGAGGGTTATAGGTAA